tcctcccagctcccaaagctatcttaagggtaaagtcaccccatgacaccgAAGAAGGCCAACAAGGCTGATGAGggatctggagcacaaatcctgtgaggagtggctgagggacctggggttgtttatcctggagaagaggaggctcagggaagaTAAGGCGATGTCAGGGCAGAAGTTGGAATTGATGATGCCCAAGGTCTTTTCAACCTTGCTGATTTCATGATTACCTTAAACCACCCTTGGAGCAGGTGCAGGATGAGCCCTGGGCATCCTTTTCAGAAGGTGCAGCAGCCCAGGtccctcagcttctccacaCAGGCCCCAAAGCCCATCCTGTCAgtcctgcagagcctctgcagctcctcctcattGCCCAGAACAGGGAGCCCCACAGCCAGACACAgcagcccagatgtgcccccctggcctgtgctgcctctggcaagggagcagcacaaggcactgcaggaccctgcagacAATTCCTGAAGCACTTGTAGGATGATCCTGCTCCCCAGGGGACGTTCCCATGGTGCCAACTGGGGAACTGAAATGGGGAGTGGGGTCAGAGAGGAAAGGGCAAACAGGGATGGGCTGTTTGCAGGGGAGGGAACAGAGGTGGGCAATAGGAAGAAATCTGGATCAGGAAGAGTaaagaaagcaaaggagaagcaaaggaaatgctcagggcagtttgggggtgtctgccaggcagccctggctctgagcaacaacgtctgcagtggcacaggaaaCTCACAGCTCATGGGAACAAACTTTCTGTGTGGCTTCAGAGGCCACAACAGCCCTGAGTGgtttccctcctgtcccccagcccttcctggccccaggggctgatggcatttgtgctccctcaggttcatctccccacagcagcaccatgggggtGCTGacgcctgctctgggcagtgcaaacaggggctcctgagccagtgctgccgtggctgtgcctgcaaggatgcggcacctctctgagctgggggagaggccagggctgcacaggggggATGTTGTTGGCAGCTCCATGAAGACGCTCtgggacactgccctggggtgtccagcgcagtggggatggatcagcccctgctctgctgctccttcccgtctcccccagggaccttgcagagccccagccatgctgtttgcccccagcctgcccacggccaccctggggctgctcacgggggttttctgtgctgagctttggcCTGGCCGTGTTCTTGAGAGGGCCTGGACAAggagcctggagcccccaggccctgccctgaggcgtcagcgctgccccagcagtgcccatggcctgtccctgctgcagccccggcactgccacccccagggctgtgcccggccccgagagcactcaggccctgcagcaacaccagggccaggagggcagcGGGGCAGAGACACGGGAACAGCACTGGCaacaccaagtgctgctgctcctgggcacagctgctgtgccagcactgatctgccccagctctgcacacagacactgctgctgcagctccagagaagggaacaaaagggagatctctggagaaaactttgctgggagATGCTTTAGTTCCTTTAAAGCCACCAAGAGTGCAGCCCCTCATGGACACAGTCTGTGGCCACAGGGAAGCTAtagagaaacaaaatgagaagtGGCacaatgacaattttttttgtggaaaatatggaaaaacagaaagaaagagaaaaaaccccacaacaaaacTAACAAGAAGTATCAAAGATGACTTTTATTACAAGTGATTTGCAGAAATTGGCCAGttctttaatgtttttgaaacCATACAGTCATCAGtgtccacactgcagccttgagctcctggttcctcaggctgtagatgagggggttcagggctggGGCCACCACTGAGTACAGAACTGACACTgccagatccagggatggggaggagatggagggaggCTTCAGGTGTGCAAATGAGGCAGTGCTGAGGAACAGGGAGACCACGgccaggtgagggaggcaggtggaaaaggctttgtgctgtccctgctcagaggggatcctcagcacagccctgaagatctgcacataggagaaaacaatgaacacaaaacagccaAGTGCTAAACAGACACTAACAGCAAGAAGCCAAATTTCCCTGAGGTTTGAGTGTGAACAGGAGAGCTTGAGGAtgtgtgggatttcacagaagaactggTCCAGGGcattgccctggcacaggggcagggaaaatgtattggctgtgtgcagcagtgaatagagaaagccactggcccaggcagctgctgccatgtgggcacaagctctgctgcccaggagggtctcgtagtgcaggggtttgcagatggacacgTAGCGGTCATAGCACATGATGGTCAGGAGGGAAAACCCTGTTGTAGTGAAGAGAACATAAAAGAATACTTGTGCACCACAACCTGTGTAGGAGATGTctctggtgtcccagagggaattgtgcatggctttgggcacagtggtgcagatggAGCCCAAGTCACTGagggccaggttgagcaggaagaagaacatggggctgtgcaggtggtggctgcaggctatGGCACTGATGATGAGGATgttgcccaggagggcagccagggagatgcccaggaagaggcagaagtgcaggagctgcagctgccgcgtgtctgccaatgccagcagcaggaagtggctgatggagctgctgttggacatttgctgtggctgcacatggGGACCTGTTCATGGAAAAAGGACAGTGACAagtcaggagaggctgggacTCACCTTTGTTCCTGCTCTGGGGAAACCTTCACCCAGGTCCctgcctgagctccagctgtgctgggtgtgccaggagcagccaggcctgtgcctgggggctctccaggagccatccctgccctgctgccctgggtttgTGGCCATGTGGCAGAGGGACAAGGCTGGAAATTCAGGATATGCCAGGGGAATCACTCCTAATGCAGAAGAGCTTGGTAGCATCTGCACACACAATTCTAAATAAGGCAGGAGTTGGTTTTAGGAATTGTTCTCCTGCCCACACATCATTTCTGGTTCTCTGAGGTCAGAAATCcccagcttttcttctgcacTCAGAGTTGGCCATTGAGAGATGTGAGAGGCAAAGGATTCCCTGTGGCTTAGGGAaggtgaggggctggatgggcttgTTCCCAACTGCTCTGGGTTTGCATCTTTGGCTGGAATCAGAGCACAATCAcactcctgtgtcaccctggcatAAACCAgaccctgcccagggcagagggatCCCTGAATGTCTCACCCTCTCTAAAGGTCTCTGGGCAAGGTCTCAGCACCCTCCTCTGCCAAGGACACTCACAGCTCCCTTGGCAAAGCCaacagcatttcctcagctgtgacatctctgcccttccccgT
The window above is part of the Poecile atricapillus isolate bPoeAtr1 chromosome 34, bPoeAtr1.hap1, whole genome shotgun sequence genome. Proteins encoded here:
- the LOC131590668 gene encoding olfactory receptor 14J1-like, with amino-acid sequence MCYDRYVSICKPLHYETLLGSRACAHMAAAAWASGFLYSLLHTANTFSLPLCQGNALDQFFCEIPHILKLSCSHSNLREIWLLAVSVCLALGCFVFIVFSYVQIFRAVLRIPSEQGQHKAFSTCLPHLAVVSLFLSTASFAHLKPPSISSPSLDLAVSVLYSVVAPALNPLIYSL